The Culex pipiens pallens isolate TS chromosome 2, TS_CPP_V2, whole genome shotgun sequence DNA window tgcattcatatatttttttgttttaaaatttaaggaataggggaaatataccctttctaatcaaacacctatcttcgtcatatggagagtttgatgctcgattcaagctccaaaaatacaatttaggctatgaacttaccagcaacagcaccgcctcgagtaagcacgcaagtTTATGCTACTTACTggtcaaaaagatcaaatttaatgcacttttgatcataatttctatttagcgagaccatttctcataattttggtggcacacacatccacacgcaagatcagaggttaacttcTTAACGGAAATcgtcatcaatatcttttcacttgcgctaacgatttcaaagcgcttaagatataaaattgcttccaactaccggcaacatgtgattttgcacattagttagtcactcacttgaaaaataatcccgaaaaatgtaaataattagcaagcgccataaaaaaaaaacaaacgcgctaagtcttttgacgtttcaattttgacgacccattccaatcgaaggctgaaacAAAGGGTAGCaaacaacaccaccagcagcgcctgttgtagtaagccagtgatgccaggaaattatctctataaatgctacgtttcgtgagtgttcgcttaaaattacatcaatctTGGcaacactaagcagacccaaaagagcgctggaagaaaaaaagaactaagctgaaaataggaaaatgggcgtggcccaatgcactcgaatgattagaatgcatttttgaaatattttttttaaatgcttgtaaaaggaatagcataacttttaataaaagtgaaaataaacagaaatgttcacaaaaagttgctctactcgttggtgtacttggtttgagtgaatttcaaggaacactccagattatgcagcatcattcaaacacgaccgcttattaggcatAAAATGAGTATATGTCACCTACTTTTATTTTTGGTGTATTTTGGGATCAAAGCTCGTCTGGCGGTGTTTCTATTTCAATCATTCGAATATTTGgtcaattttatttgtatgtatCTCTAGAGGGGTAATATTTAATGACACATTTTCCATTGACAAAAACGCCACGTTTTGGCTGATATTTACTCGTCTTTTCATGAATTAAATGTTCTATCGCATCTCGATTAAAAATCTCACATGTTTATCTGACCTTAAAATTGAGTTGACCTGAAAATTGAGTTTGAGATTTGGCATCTTATTCAAGATTTGGAATGCTTTTGATATCGTAcgagcaaagcaaagcaaagtaaCCCCCGGGTCTtctgtggtctctgttgcaagtttctgctcatttctaggcgtccgaaggttatgtgtggtgagtcacccaaaacctcttttacgcaaatggaccgacgttttacttccccatccgatagaaggcgtggtcaggcaaatctcgtctcgaaaaatgccaccgggtccgtctgggattgaacccaggccatactggggtttagaggctaccacgctaaccactaaaccaccggacccgaccCGATATCGTACGAGAcatatcttgaaaaaaatgccaaaattttcTTGACGTTTCAACGCCAGAATGTGTCAATGTTCTTTTTAAgtctttaaaaattcagaaaaatgttgttttatttCGACATTTTTGGTACCTTTGCCCCAAAAAAAGTTTAGAACTTATATTTTCACAAGTATTCATAATTTTCCGGAAATATGATATCACTTGATATTGAAAACGTTGTCATTGAAAAaatctgccatttttttttaaataataagcaAAGGGTTTCTTGCTTCGTCTTAGAGTGGAAGGTTATGTGGAATTACTCAAGTTTCAGGTAAGTAATAGCCCTCTGTTGATTTTCATGTGTAACTATTAAAAGCACGCCAAAACTTATTTCTGATTACTTTTTCCGATGGATTACTTTTAGATATGGAAAGagcaaaattaaatgaaaaggtGCATTAATTTGTGTATCAATGCTAAATGATACGATTCGATAATTTTTCTTGGGTTGTCAACAAATGGGAAAAGAGCATGTATTCTCATCGAGCACCTAATGTTGACTCATTTGGAGCGCGTTTAAACTGAAATCAAGTAATCGACAGCTCAGTAGAAAGTGAGTTGCTAgtttctaccaaaagttttacaaaataatttgttCACAAGCATAGAAAAGTAAATCAAGATAGCATCACATTTCAGACGTTTTCAAATCTTGCGTCAGACTCATTTCACCTGTTGGAGGTGTAAATTTATATCTTTCATGAGTTATTTCAAGTGTGGTAAAATTGTGACGAATACGAAAAAAATCCAACCATTCATTTTTCCAACCGGCCAAATAAATCTTTTACTTACTGTGTAATCAAAACGACAATTTGCATGGAAATTGGAACGAATCCTTAACCTGCCAGGGATATACGTATTTGGCTTATATGCTCAAATGGTCGTATAGTGGTGTGATCATAGCGTCAAATATTATATTACTTGCTTCTGATCTAATTCAATGATTCATAGCCAATAAAAACTATGATGTCACTTTCTAAATGGCATATTTTTGGCAGTCAATTTAGTCACCCGATCAAACACGTGTCAGTTTCTAAACACGCGACTGTCTGGACATTCACCTATCACTAATTACCATCTGATGTTTGCACAATCTGCCCACATTAAGCTTACATGTGCTGGTTGAAATTCCTTACTGAAGACGTTTTCGGTGATAAAACAATGCAAGGTTGCCTTGAGCACACTTTACAAATTTATCTACGAATGTAATCAGAAATGTTCAATTAGAGAGTTCAATGTTGTACAAgccgaaattttgtttgatttttcactTTCCCTAAGTTTAAAAAGGCAACTCCCAACGGTGTTCAATATCAATCAGCTATAAAAGCTCCAGCGGGTCGTCAATCATTCAGTATCGGAGCTTGCTTCACAATGTTGTCCAAGTTGGTGGTTTTCGTTGCCCTGGTTCAGCTGTCACAGATCCGTGCGGACTTTCCCGGCTATCGTCTAAACCGGACCGTTTCGGCGATCAAGAAGAGCGTGGAACCATGCGACGGGCTGGGCCACTACTCGACGTGTACCTCGTGTGACACCGTGCAGGTGTGCTTGGGCACCGAGGTGACCTCGCGGCACTGTGGATCGCTGTCGCCGGACAAGCCGTACTGCAACAACGGCCAGTGCTCGGGAGTTCCAACGTTCGAGGGTGCCTGCCAGCCCCAGCCGATCTGGTGCTCGGACGAGGGTTTCTTCCCGGGTGAGTTGAAGTCGTGGGCGTGACACCAACAGTTTTGAACAATCTCAAATGCGTTCCGTTTGACAGATCCCTTCGTGTGCCAGATGTTCCACTACTGCCAGAAGGGAGGCTTCCCGTCGGAGGTGTACCAGTGCCCCGGTGATAGCGTGTTCAACCCGGACACCTTGGAGTGCCGCAAGCGCGAGAACGACGCCCAGTGCATGGTGATCAACTGCAAGGCCAACGAGGTTTTCTCCAAGTACGGAACCAGTGAGCGCTTCTTCGGGTACTGCGCCATGCAGGTTGGCTATGCGACCGCCGTCCGGGTGTTCCGGTGCGCCGAGGGAACCAAGTTCGATGGCGAGAAGTGCGTGTACGACTGTAAGACCGAGGGCAGATTCGCCGATGTCCGGTCGCAGTACATCTGGTACGAGTGCATCCGAAACGACGCCGGCCAGCTGGAGTCCATCACGAACAAGTGCCCGTGGGGAAGGGTGGTCGATATCAATCTGGGCGTTTGCATTCCGTGGAACGCACGTGCGGAAGTTATCCAGCTGTAAGGTTGTCGACGATACAGTGTAATGGGTTAccgtttcaaaataaaacaggCATGCTAGGAACCGaaaattgcgaatatttttttgtggcTTTATCTGTTTGGGGACCACAGttttaaacaatgaaaaatataaatagaatagaaaaaaaatcacattcatAAATCATGAGAAACACAAACTTGAAGGTCTCCAGAATTCTCtgcaatagggtcctaaagccctatgtacattttttatgtacaacggtaaaaaacatgctaaaaaccatttctaacccttttttggttttattgcaaaaaaaaatatgtcaagaaaatattaaacaatGGATGGACGGTCTCCTTGGAAAGAGCTAtttcctataaaaaaaattgattccaAAATCCCTTGAACCCTTTGTGGTCGTAAACAGGGTCATTGtattaaaaaataagctttatcgttttgaaccataatatcagcaatttatGCTTTTATTTAAGGACCCAATTTTAAACTACAGTCATGcaccggttttgcacgcctagATTTtacactgccccggttttgattcgttcaggtgcctcggtttagcacgaCCCagtgcttaaggggttacatacatgtagaaaatcacaaaatttcattacagaaaattcactaaatttactaaaaagatgattttcaatcactcctgaaagtttcatgaagatatttaatGATTAAAGTAAGTTAAAGACAATTTAAGCTAAAcaatttgccatgcgcaaagcgaactgtcaaactttgcgagcgtttttctctaaacaccgagttgacttacgggtgccacgatatctcgagatggtgTTCGGGCCGGGGCTCGAACTTGTGCCGGACGTTGGAGGTTTTGCTTCCCACCTTCGTTGGTGGCACCTGAAGACCTCGGAGACAGGTAACACCTCACTACCGTACACTATGGGCACTCGCACTTCGCACTTTCCACCGTGAAAGTGTCGTTGTTGCTTCACGATCACCTCAACGATCACACTCAGTCCGCTGGACTTGTTTCAGCGGCACTAGAGAACAGATCACTACACGGCGAATCTTTACGATTTGGATTCAAATTGTCGAATGATTTCGGATTAAGAACAAACTCGATTTGGTTATTGCACGACTTGTATATTGGGATTTGGCAACGTAAAGAACAAGAAGAACGCGACGTTTGTGCTTGCGAGATGTATTTCGTACTGCTTGTGGTCTTGTATCGATCTTCTGTCTAGGCTCCTTTTTCCAATTCTGCTTCACACGGTAGAGATACAGATTCTCTCAACTGAGAGATATCAGCGAGGATGATGATACCGTGTGGTAGAGCAACTTCAGTATTTTGCATGcagttattttttgtgtgtttagtTCATAACATTCAAATAACTAACCCTaaatgtgagtgtgtgtgtgtgtgtgtgtgtcttcgAATGCATTCTGTGTAAATTGTGTACTAAAACTAATTCGAACTATTTACATCTGTACAACACCTTCATGGTCAGTTCAGATCTGACCATTCCGGCCACCTTGAAATAGCCGTGGCTGTTTCAAAACTCTCTTCTCCTCTCTCCTTATCTTCGGCAACGTTCGGGAAGACTTCGTGTCGCCATGACACGATCCATTGATGACATTCATTCCGGACGTGGGTGGTTCATTAATGACGCCTCGACCGTCTTGAATCACGTGGCATCATCTGAAACAACAAAGACCCGGTAGACCGAACGTTTGGGTTAGAGTGAATGGAACGGTGCTCACCAGTTCGCATTCCTTATGCGCATCGAGCAGTTTCGGAGTGCTCTACCGGTCTTTGGAGTTTCTGCAGTTCTTGGTGGTGGTTGACTTGACTCGCGTGCATCATCTGGAACAGCAAAAGACCCGGTAGAACGGACGGGTGGAGATGGAGCGAATGGAACGGTACTCACCTGTTCACATTCCAATTTCGCATTGAGCATGTTTCGGACAGCTCGACCGATCTTTGAAGATGCTGCAAATTCAGCTTTCTGCAAGCCTTCTCCTGTGGTTGATACTTCTCCTTTGTAGACGTGCTGTTTGTAGAGCTTCTTCTGCCTTGGCACCGGACAGCTTTCAGCTTCGGCCAACTTGCGGAGGTTTGGTTGATTGAAGAACGTGAGCGAATTTGACAGAATGGCACGGCATGTGCGCTTTGGCGATTTGTTGGTCAGCTGCATTTCGGTCTGCCGTTCGATCATCTCGTTTCCTGCACCGTTGACGGCTGGAGATGTTTGACCGAAGCACGATCGTAGATGCATGAACGAGCTGGCGAGCGGGTATCCGAAACAACAGTGGGGCTTGGTATTGTTGTCCTTACACATGTGGCTGAGGCGAGCTTTCTTGGCGGGTTTCGTAGATGGGACTTTTTTACGGCGGCTTGCGTGGGTAGAAAAGCGATGCGCGGCACTCTCGCGGGAGTTGCCGTGGGTGACTTGCGGATTTTTTGACCGAGGAAGAAATGCGACGTATCTTCCGTTGTGAGTTTGAGTGGGAGTGGAGGAACTTTGTTTGGTAGAATGGCTTGCGTTTGGTTTGGCAGCTTCGAGCTCCAAAATGGGTTGAGGAGCTACTAGTAAAGTTCGAGTGGTGGTGGAGAAGCAGCACAACGTGGACGCTCCGTCGGACTTGGTGGGAATCTTGCCAGTTACTGTCCATCCGAAATGAGTTTCGACAAGTAAAGGAAGTCCGTCACCGATTGGCTTGCGTTGTCCGGTGTGAAGTTCATGGTAGAATTCTCCACCAATCAGGATGTCGATCGCTCCTGGCCTGTGGAAGTGAGGATCGGCTAGTCGGACATCGGGCATGTTCCAATGAGCGATGTCTACTGCGCTTCTTGGGAGATTGACCATGGGCGGTTTCATGATCAAGAAATCGAGGGT harbors:
- the LOC120417221 gene encoding uncharacterized protein LOC120417221, with protein sequence MLSKLVVFVALVQLSQIRADFPGYRLNRTVSAIKKSVEPCDGLGHYSTCTSCDTVQVCLGTEVTSRHCGSLSPDKPYCNNGQCSGVPTFEGACQPQPIWCSDEGFFPDPFVCQMFHYCQKGGFPSEVYQCPGDSVFNPDTLECRKRENDAQCMVINCKANEVFSKYGTSERFFGYCAMQVGYATAVRVFRCAEGTKFDGEKCVYDCKTEGRFADVRSQYIWYECIRNDAGQLESITNKCPWGRVVDINLGVCIPWNARAEVIQL